In Candidatus Binatota bacterium, the sequence GCGAGGTGTGTGCTTATAAGCGGCACGGGCAAGGCCTTCTGCGCTGGCGGAGACGTGGCCGCCTTTGCGTCTGCAGGCGACGGAGCCCCTGCCCTGCTCAAGGAAATGACCGGCTTCATGCACTCGGCATGGTCGCGATTGCTGCGGGGTAACGCCCCGGTGGTTACCGCGGTCAACGGCGTGGCAGCCGGTGCCGGCCTGGCCCTGGCCGCCTTGTCCGACCTCGTCGTGGCCGCGCGCTCGGCACGCTTCACCATGGCCTACACAGGCATCGGCCTGACACCGGATGGCAGCTCCACCTACTTCTTGAGCCGCCTGGTCGGCCTGCGACGTGCCCAGGAGCTGGTGCTTACCAATCGCGTGTTGTCGGCCGACGAAGCGCTCGACTGGGGATTGGTCACACGCGTGGTCGACGACGAAGAACTCGCGCAGGAAGCCGACAAGCTCGCTGCAAAACTCGCTGCCGGACCCACCCTGGCCTACGGCCGTAGCAGGGCGCTGCTGCTGTCAGGACTGCAGGAATCCCTCGAGACACAGATGGAGCTCGAGGCGAGGGCCATCGCCGACTCGGGCCGCACGGCTGACTTTCGCGCGGGCCTGGACGGCTTCGTCAACAAAAAACGGCCAATCTTCACAGGAAACTGAGATTGGCTGATTGGAAGCAACGCAAGGCCTTCACCGACATCAACGGCCTGGCCATGGCCCACGTGGAGCAGGGCGAGGGAGACCCCATAGTGCTGCTGCACGGCAACCCGACGTCTTCTTACCTCTGGCGTGACGTCATGCCCCCCCTCGAGGGACTCGGCCGCTTGATAGCACCCGACCTCGTAGGCATGGGCGACTCCGACAAGCTGCCCGAAAGCGGACCCGGCCACTACACCTTCGTGGAGCACCGCGAATACCTCGATGCATTGCTCGAGACCCTGGGCGTGACCGAGAACGTGACGCTGGTGGGCCACGACTGGGGCTCGGCCCTGGGTTTTGACTGGGCCCGCCGCCACCCCGAAGCGGTGAAGGGCATCGCCTAC encodes:
- a CDS encoding haloalkane dehalogenase, with product MAHVEQGEGDPIVLLHGNPTSSYLWRDVMPPLEGLGRLIAPDLVGMGDSDKLPESGPGHYTFVEHREYLDALLETLGVTENVTLVGHDWGSALGFDWARRHPEAVKGIAYMEAIVMPLTWDEWPDAARGVFQGFRSEAGEDMVLEQNVFVEQVLPGSILRDLSDDEMAEYRRPFAKAGESRRPTLTWPRQIPLAGEPA
- a CDS encoding enoyl-CoA hydratase/isomerase family protein yields the protein MSYQNISYQVSEGVARLTLDRPEAMNSLDLPTCRELSDVAIRIDEDPAARCVLISGTGKAFCAGGDVAAFASAGDGAPALLKEMTGFMHSAWSRLLRGNAPVVTAVNGVAAGAGLALAALSDLVVAARSARFTMAYTGIGLTPDGSSTYFLSRLVGLRRAQELVLTNRVLSADEALDWGLVTRVVDDEELAQEADKLAAKLAAGPTLAYGRSRALLLSGLQESLETQMELEARAIADSGRTADFRAGLDGFVNKKRPIFTGN